Within the Arthrobacter sp. V1I7 genome, the region ACCCGATGGATGTCTGCCGGACGGCCGCTTCCGTGATGGGGGCCCGGCACCCGCTGGCCGAGGATTCCTCGCGGGAAGCCAACCTGGCCAAGGCCATTGATCTGTTCGCTGCGATGCCCGCGGTGGTGGCCTACGACCAGCGCCGCCGTCACGGCCAGGAGCTGGTGGAGCCCCGCGAGGACCTGGGTTACGACGCCAACTTCCTCTGGATGACGTTCGGTGAGGAACAGGTACCGGAAGTAGTCGACGCCTTCAATGTCTCGATGATTTTGTACGCTGAGCACTCCTTCAACGCCTCCACGTTCACGGCCCGGGTGATCACGTCCACGCTCTCGGACCTGCACTCGGCCGTGACCGGCGCCATCGGCGCACTGAAGGGTGCGCTGCACGGCGGAGCCAACGAGGCCGTCATGCATACCTTCGACGAGATCGGCATCCGCCCGGAGGAGTCACTGGACGAGGCAGCGACGCGGGCCAAGGCCTGGATGGAAGACGCCCTGGCCCAAAAGAAGAAGGTCATGGGCTTCGGCCACCGCGTCTACAAACACGGCGACTCCCGGGTGCCCACCATGAAAGCGGCCCTGGACAAGATGATTGCGCACTACGGCCGCCCTGAACTGCTGGGCCTGTACACCGGCCTGGAGTCGGCGATGGACGAGGCCAAGGCGATCAAGCCGAACCTGGATTATCCGACCGGTCCCACCTACCACCTGATGGGGTTCGACACCGCGACCTTCACTCCCCTGTTTGTCGCCAGCCGCATCACCGGCTGGACGGCGCACATCATGGAACAGCTCGATGCCAACTCGCTGATCCGTCCGCTGAGCGAATACAACGGCGTCGAGGAGCGGCACCTGCCCTAGTCCTTTTTTGATGCAGCGCACGACGGCGGGCCGGTCACCTTTCGCGAGGTGGCCGGCCCGCCTTTTCTGCCCTAACCTGCGCTGCCTTAGCCGGCTTTGATTTTCAGCGAGGTGATCATGCGCTTCGCGTTCAAGTACTCGGGGGTCTGCATGTAGGCCCTCGCCTCGTCCAGCGAGCGGAACGTTTTGGCGCCCATACGGTTACCGATCTCGCCGGCACCGCCGGCGTTGACCTGGACGGTGTCGGCAAAGGAGTACAGCGGCGACTCTGCCGGACCACTGACCACGTTGTAGAACATGCATGACTTTCCATCCTTGCCAGCCACGCTGCCCGTAATTCCATAGGAGGCGGTGACGCGGTCCGGTTCCTGGAGGGCACGGAAGGCAAACCTGGGTGTGATGGTATCGGCTGCCCCGGTGTTGTAGGGCAACGCCAGCTCCATTGAATCCAGAACGCTGTACGGAACCTCGCCTTCGCAGCGGCCTCCGAGCCCTGCGCCGGTCGGTCCGTAGTGCAGGGAGGCCAGCACTATTCCGGCCGCATCAGACACGTCGACATCGAGGGCCGTGGACCCGGCAGCGCCTGGCGGCGCCGCAACGCTCCACTCGGCAGGATAGTCGAAGCTGACTTTTCCATCGGCACTGGTGAAGGTCCGCCATTCTCCGGCAGGGGCTGCGGTCGTCGCCGAAGGGGCAGCAACCGCCGGCACGGAAACCGACGGCGCGGTGCTCGGCATCGGTGTGACCGTCAGCGACGCCGCAGCGGTTGGAGGCGTCACACGCCCGGCGCCGTCGGCCGGCGCGGGCACTGAGCCCAGGTTGCCGGCCGCCACGATACCGCCGGTCACCACGGCCGCAGCAACTGCCGCCAATGCGGCCACCCGCGGCCATCGACGGCGGGTGGCCGTCTCCGCGGAGGAGTCTTGCGTCATTCCGTCGTCACTGAAGACTCTTCCCGTGGCGTTGTCCTTGGTCGAAGCCATGCCCGTCCCCCAGTTCTGTGTGTGCGCTACCAGTCGTTCTTTCAATCCCGCCCGTGGTGTCCTGAGCTGCAGGATACCTGTGTGTTTCCGGCCGGCGGGGAACGGTTACATCCGCCCTGAAAGTCCTTCAATCGACGCCACGGTCTCGTTGTCATCGTTGAGGACAACGACGACGTCGTGGGCCTCGCCCGCCAGGGCGGCCGGCAGCCAGTGGGCTGCGTCCTGCCACATGCGGTGCAGGGGCAGGGCCGCGGTGTCGAACCATTGCGGGGTTATTTCGAGGCTTTCGGACGGCTCGCCCTGCCAGCGCCGGGTGGTGTAGAGACGGCAGTACATGTTCCATTCCGGCCGGGCCGGGAAGACGAACTCCACCACCCCCGCGTGGGCCAGGTCCTCCTGGCGTACGACGATGCCGGCTTCCTCCCAGACCTCCCGGCAGACGGCCTCCGCATCGGTCTCCCCCGCCTCGACGTGCCCGCCGATGCCGACGATCTTGCCCGTGCCAAAGCCCGTCCGCTTGAGTCCCAGCAGCACCTCGGTGGAGCCGGCGGCCTCCTCGCGGAGCAGGAAACAGAGGGTGACCGGTGTGGACTTCATGTGCTCCACCCTATTCCCCCGAACATCGGATGACTTGTTCCCGATGGCCAAGTGTCCCGTGAAGGGCCATTCCTTACACCGGCGAGCAAGATTATTCCCACGAGCGA harbors:
- a CDS encoding bifunctional 2-methylcitrate synthase/citrate synthase, translating into MAEQDIKKGLAGVVVDYTAVSKVNPDTNSLLYRGYPVQELAARCSFEEVAYLLWNGELPTPEQLAEFTARERAGRALDPVVKQVIDALPTTSHPMDVCRTAASVMGARHPLAEDSSREANLAKAIDLFAAMPAVVAYDQRRRHGQELVEPREDLGYDANFLWMTFGEEQVPEVVDAFNVSMILYAEHSFNASTFTARVITSTLSDLHSAVTGAIGALKGALHGGANEAVMHTFDEIGIRPEESLDEAATRAKAWMEDALAQKKKVMGFGHRVYKHGDSRVPTMKAALDKMIAHYGRPELLGLYTGLESAMDEAKAIKPNLDYPTGPTYHLMGFDTATFTPLFVASRITGWTAHIMEQLDANSLIRPLSEYNGVEERHLP
- a CDS encoding 8-oxo-dGTP diphosphatase encodes the protein MKSTPVTLCFLLREEAAGSTEVLLGLKRTGFGTGKIVGIGGHVEAGETDAEAVCREVWEEAGIVVRQEDLAHAGVVEFVFPARPEWNMYCRLYTTRRWQGEPSESLEITPQWFDTAALPLHRMWQDAAHWLPAALAGEAHDVVVVLNDDNETVASIEGLSGRM